A single Leptolyngbya ohadii IS1 DNA region contains:
- a CDS encoding CAP domain-containing protein: MKRFSKHSEKHNRSYKKSVRWRSIKGLILTLPFILTGCEATRDFLTEIGQQVPIVRDIKEQPPVAPAQSTSAAEMEQQIWQQINNIRKQQGLSELRYNATLASVARKYSQKMAERNFFAHVSPDGDSVADRVRAAKVFYWMVGENLFRSANITQPVPAAVEGWMNSPGHRANILRSEYRETGIGVWRVGNSYWVTQVFLRSIP; this comes from the coding sequence ATGAAACGCTTTTCCAAACATTCAGAGAAGCATAATCGCTCTTACAAAAAGTCAGTTCGCTGGCGATCTATAAAAGGTCTCATTCTTACTCTGCCATTTATCCTTACTGGCTGTGAGGCAACCCGTGATTTTCTGACAGAAATTGGTCAGCAGGTGCCGATCGTCCGAGATATCAAAGAGCAGCCGCCCGTCGCTCCAGCCCAATCAACTTCCGCTGCCGAAATGGAACAGCAGATCTGGCAGCAAATTAATAACATTCGCAAACAGCAGGGATTAAGCGAACTACGCTACAACGCAACCCTTGCCTCGGTTGCTCGAAAATATAGCCAGAAGATGGCGGAACGCAACTTTTTTGCCCACGTCAGCCCGGACGGAGATTCCGTTGCCGATCGAGTTCGTGCCGCTAAGGTCTTTTACTGGATGGTAGGAGAAAATCTGTTTCGCAGCGCCAACATTACACAGCCCGTTCCCGCAGCCGTTGAAGGGTGGATGAATAGCCCCGGACATCGGGCAAATATTCTGCGATCGGAGTATCGGGAGACGGGAATTGGAGTATGGCGCGTGGGGAATTCCTACTGGGTGACGCAGGTGTTTCTGCGATCGATTCCGTAA
- a CDS encoding secondary thiamine-phosphate synthase enzyme YjbQ has product MSHYQQTITIQTSGKSLHKITSKVAAIVADSGIQTGLCTLFLRHTSASLIIQENADPDVLKDLSNFLAKLVPDGYDYIHSTEGPDDMPAHIRTVLTHTSEQIPIANGRLVLGTWQGIYLWEHRDHSHRRELMVHISGE; this is encoded by the coding sequence ATGTCTCACTATCAGCAAACTATCACCATTCAAACTAGCGGCAAGTCCCTGCATAAAATCACCTCAAAAGTTGCGGCGATCGTTGCGGACTCCGGCATTCAAACGGGACTTTGTACATTGTTTCTGCGGCACACTTCAGCCAGTCTAATTATTCAGGAAAACGCCGATCCGGATGTGTTAAAGGATTTATCTAACTTCCTGGCGAAGCTGGTTCCAGACGGCTATGACTATATTCACAGCACCGAAGGACCGGACGATATGCCTGCCCATATTCGTACAGTATTAACTCACACCTCGGAGCAGATTCCGATTGCCAATGGTCGGCTTGTGTTGGGAACCTGGCAGGGCATTTACCTCTGGGAGCATCGCGATCACAGTCATCGCAGAGAACTCATGGTGCATATTTCGGGTGAATAG
- a CDS encoding glycosyl transferase, whose amino-acid sequence MPQPILYAAITNHGFGHATRTAATIAAIQKLCPDVLIVVATTAPRWLLECYITQDFIHRPIGLDIGVVQQDSLTMDKPATLEKLRQIRAKANRTIAGEVNFIRLNRVGLVLADIPPITSAIAKAAGVPCWMMSNFGWDFIYRAWGGEFEAEADWIAEQFSHCDRLFRLPFHEPMSAFPQITDVGLTGGSPRFSLEELRQKFNLTAPKERTVMLTFGGLGIDRVPYENLTRFPDWQFISLDRNAPNLPNLLAISDRRFRPVDLMPFCHYVVSKPGYSTFSEACRLDLPVISVTREDFAESPVLLNGLQDHAYHKILEPAEFFSGNWDFLSQPLNPPRTDRKLPKDGNEAIAQAVVDYLMSQ is encoded by the coding sequence ATGCCCCAACCCATCCTTTACGCTGCCATTACAAACCACGGCTTTGGACATGCAACCCGCACGGCGGCAACGATCGCTGCCATTCAGAAGCTTTGTCCAGATGTGCTGATTGTGGTGGCAACGACGGCTCCTCGCTGGCTGCTGGAATGCTATATTACCCAGGATTTTATTCACCGTCCGATCGGGCTGGATATTGGCGTGGTGCAGCAGGATAGTCTGACGATGGACAAGCCTGCGACGCTGGAAAAACTGCGGCAGATTCGGGCAAAGGCAAACCGGACGATCGCCGGAGAGGTAAATTTTATCAGGCTGAATCGGGTGGGTCTGGTGCTAGCGGATATTCCACCCATTACCAGTGCGATCGCTAAAGCTGCGGGGGTTCCCTGCTGGATGATGAGCAATTTTGGCTGGGATTTTATCTACCGTGCCTGGGGTGGCGAGTTTGAGGCAGAGGCAGACTGGATCGCGGAACAGTTTAGCCATTGCGATCGGCTGTTTCGCCTGCCGTTCCATGAGCCAATGTCCGCTTTTCCGCAGATTACCGATGTGGGGCTGACGGGGGGTTCGCCGCGCTTTTCGCTGGAGGAACTGCGCCAGAAATTCAACCTTACGGCTCCAAAGGAACGAACGGTAATGCTCACCTTTGGCGGGCTGGGAATCGATCGCGTCCCCTACGAGAATCTGACCCGTTTTCCGGACTGGCAGTTTATCAGCCTCGACCGCAATGCGCCGAATTTGCCGAATTTACTGGCGATTAGCGATCGGCGCTTTCGTCCGGTGGATCTGATGCCTTTCTGTCATTACGTGGTGTCAAAGCCGGGGTACAGCACTTTCTCGGAAGCCTGCCGTCTCGACCTGCCCGTGATTTCCGTAACGCGAGAGGACTTTGCCGAATCTCCCGTGTTGCTCAACGGACTCCAGGATCACGCCTATCACAAGATTCTGGAGCCAGCGGAGTTCTTCAGCGGCAACTGGGACTTTCTATCGCAGCCGCTCAACCCGCCCCGCACTGATCGAAAACTGCCCAAGGATGGCAACGAGGCGATCGCTCAGGCAGTCGTGGATTATTTAATGAGCCAGTAG
- a CDS encoding T9SS type A sorting domain-containing protein, whose translation MLFNSSSRRLDQGNLNLSTNRSPNGRTRFFNFAKDYGDSLKDAENVGSIKRGKSYDYSGDVGGRDLDFFKFKLDRRGSFSATLNNKSDGNQPIALTVLNRQGKVVRNNGKFLFANTEAGNSQTLSVSGLAKGTYYVRLQSENGRDEDYDLKLSQSGSGTSTPGSNQSFNLGNLRPGDRLSQVGTVGGTSDIDFYSFSIDNTSRITARLSNTNLTSSSTADAIAFSILDSQRRTVQTGSGRFLFANVEGGDSETLLAPALSSGNYFVRVQSAEGSNEPYRLSLERSTLVVTPI comes from the coding sequence ATGCTGTTCAACTCTTCGTCGCGTCGCCTGGATCAGGGCAATCTCAATTTATCTACCAATCGATCGCCGAATGGGCGTACCCGCTTTTTTAACTTTGCGAAAGACTATGGCGACAGCCTGAAGGATGCAGAAAATGTCGGTAGCATCAAGCGCGGCAAAAGCTATGACTATTCAGGCGATGTGGGCGGCAGGGATCTGGATTTCTTTAAGTTCAAGCTCGATCGCCGGGGCAGTTTTTCTGCAACGCTGAACAACAAGAGCGATGGCAACCAACCGATCGCCCTCACCGTCTTGAATCGTCAGGGAAAGGTCGTCAGGAATAACGGCAAATTTCTGTTTGCTAACACTGAAGCAGGCAACAGTCAAACCCTCTCCGTTAGCGGGCTGGCAAAAGGAACCTACTATGTGCGGCTTCAAAGCGAGAACGGACGGGACGAAGACTATGATCTGAAGCTATCTCAGTCTGGTTCAGGGACTTCAACCCCCGGATCGAACCAGTCTTTTAATTTGGGCAATTTGCGACCGGGCGATCGTCTCTCCCAAGTGGGAACGGTGGGCGGAACCAGTGACATTGATTTCTATAGCTTCAGTATCGACAACACCAGTCGCATTACTGCCAGACTCAGCAACACCAATTTGACAAGTTCTAGTACGGCAGACGCGATCGCCTTTTCGATTCTGGACAGCCAGCGACGTACTGTGCAGACCGGAAGCGGCAGATTTCTGTTTGCCAACGTAGAAGGCGGCGACAGTGAAACCCTATTAGCCCCTGCCCTGTCATCTGGAAACTACTTTGTGCGCGTCCAGAGTGCAGAGGGCAGCAATGAACCCTATCGACTGTCGCTAGAGCGATCGACTTTGGTGGTGACGCCGATTTAG
- the bchH gene encoding magnesium chelatase subunit H has protein sequence MKRIVLIAGFESFNADLYRQAAKQAQSRCPDLDIQVFSDRDLTTHAVQIEQALQNADVFFGSLLFDYDQVLWLRDRIAQIPIRLVFESALELMSLTQIGKFSIGDKPKGMPKPVQFILSKFGGTQREEDKLAGYLSFLKVGPKLLKFVPIGKVQDLRNWLIIYGYWNAGGSENVASLFWFLAEKYLGLSVGEIPEAIETPNMGLLHLDYSGYFASPQAYLNWYFQDYLKRLHSGSHAVQSTVCENSPIVSILLYRKHVITKQPYIPKLIRQFEAAGLIPLPIFINGVEGHVAVRDWLTTTDEQMQRQRGNREIPSLMPEAARVDAIVSTIGFPLVGGPAGSMEAGRQVEVAKRILSAKNVPYFVAAPLLIQDIHSWTRQGIGGLQSVVLYALPELDGAIDTVPLGGLVGDEIYLIPERVKRLTGRVKNWIHLRQKTAQERKVAIILYGFPPGYGATGTAALLNVPKSLIKLLEALKAQGYWLGDADLPGDGEDLIRRVKQADEAIVPDGENITQVNARTLEKWLGYLLTNRIEKQWQSLTASGIKTIGDGFQIGGIQLGNVWIGVQPPLGLQGDPMRLMFERDLTPHPQYAAYYKWLQNEFQADAIVHFGMHGTVEWLPGSPLGNTGYSWSDILLGNLPNLYLYAANNPSESILAKRRGYGVLISYNVPPYGRAGLYKELVALRELIAEYREDPEKNYLLKEAICKKILDTGLDADCPFSEARRSGIEFTPENMRLFSNNAFNDYLIQLYEYLQVLENRLFSSGLHTLGEAPDAEELQSYLKAYFGDRLPAETIDSICNGSFAETQSDNPDIQTALQIKSLLNQTTDELTNLLRGLNGEYIPPAPGGDLLRDGIGVLPTGRNIHALDPYRMPSPAAYERGRQIAQKLIAQHLQEHGTYPETIAVMLWGLDAIKTKGESIGILLELVGAEPVKEGTGRIVRYELKPLAELDHPRIDVLGNLSGIFRDSFVNVIELLDDLFLRASTINEPIEQNFIRKHALELQAKGIGNASARLFSNPSGDFGSLVNDRVTDSNWESGDELGQTWTGRNTFSYGRKDKGQARPEVLQTLLKTTDRIVQQIDSVEYGLTDIQEYYANTGGLKKAAEMQSKRKIAASFVESFSNDTTPRKLEELLRMEYRTKLLNPKWAEAMASQGSGGAYEISQRMTALMGWAGTADFQEGWVYDQAAATYALDPVMAERLRQTNLEAFRNIVGRMLEAHGRGFWQPNEDVLAQLRQLYQQTDEDLEALEPA, from the coding sequence ATGAAACGAATTGTGCTAATTGCAGGCTTCGAGTCCTTTAACGCAGACCTGTACCGTCAGGCGGCAAAACAGGCGCAGTCTCGCTGTCCCGATCTTGATATTCAGGTGTTTAGCGATCGCGACCTTACTACTCACGCGGTGCAGATCGAGCAGGCTTTGCAAAATGCCGATGTGTTCTTTGGCAGTCTGCTGTTTGATTACGATCAGGTTTTGTGGCTGCGCGATCGCATTGCCCAGATTCCCATTCGATTGGTATTTGAGTCGGCGCTGGAACTGATGAGCCTGACGCAGATTGGCAAGTTCAGTATTGGTGACAAGCCGAAGGGGATGCCGAAGCCCGTCCAGTTTATTCTCAGCAAGTTTGGCGGGACGCAGCGAGAGGAAGATAAGCTTGCCGGATATCTCAGCTTTTTGAAGGTGGGACCGAAGCTGCTCAAGTTTGTGCCGATCGGCAAAGTTCAGGATCTTCGCAACTGGCTAATTATCTACGGCTACTGGAATGCGGGCGGGTCGGAGAATGTAGCATCGCTGTTCTGGTTCCTGGCGGAGAAGTATTTGGGGCTTTCCGTTGGAGAAATTCCAGAGGCGATCGAAACGCCCAATATGGGTTTACTGCACCTTGACTATTCAGGCTATTTTGCATCACCGCAGGCGTATTTAAACTGGTATTTTCAGGATTATCTAAAGCGATTGCATTCTGGTTCTCACGCCGTTCAATCAACCGTTTGCGAGAATTCTCCGATCGTTTCAATTCTGCTGTATCGCAAGCACGTTATTACCAAACAGCCATACATTCCCAAACTCATTCGTCAGTTTGAGGCAGCAGGGTTAATTCCTCTGCCAATTTTCATTAACGGGGTAGAGGGTCATGTGGCGGTGCGAGATTGGCTGACGACGACGGATGAGCAGATGCAGCGACAGCGGGGAAACCGAGAAATTCCTTCCCTGATGCCGGAAGCTGCCAGGGTGGATGCAATCGTCTCAACCATCGGATTTCCCTTAGTCGGCGGTCCCGCAGGTTCGATGGAGGCAGGTCGGCAGGTAGAGGTGGCAAAGCGAATTCTCAGCGCCAAGAATGTACCCTATTTCGTTGCGGCTCCGCTGCTGATTCAGGATATCCATTCCTGGACAAGACAGGGAATTGGCGGATTGCAAAGCGTCGTGCTGTATGCGCTGCCCGAACTGGATGGGGCGATCGACACGGTTCCCCTAGGTGGATTGGTAGGCGATGAGATCTACCTGATTCCAGAGCGAGTCAAACGGCTGACCGGACGGGTAAAAAATTGGATTCATCTGAGACAAAAAACTGCCCAGGAGCGCAAAGTTGCCATCATTCTCTACGGCTTTCCTCCCGGCTACGGCGCAACAGGTACCGCAGCTTTGCTGAACGTGCCGAAATCCCTCATCAAATTGCTTGAAGCTCTTAAAGCACAGGGCTATTGGCTCGGTGATGCAGATTTGCCGGGGGATGGGGAAGATCTGATTCGTCGGGTCAAACAGGCGGATGAGGCGATCGTCCCAGATGGCGAAAACATAACCCAGGTAAATGCCCGAACGCTGGAGAAATGGCTGGGCTATTTGTTGACGAATCGAATTGAAAAACAGTGGCAGTCGTTAACCGCAAGCGGCATTAAAACGATCGGGGATGGGTTTCAAATTGGCGGGATTCAGTTAGGTAATGTCTGGATTGGGGTGCAGCCTCCGCTAGGCTTACAGGGCGATCCGATGCGGCTGATGTTTGAGCGAGATCTCACGCCCCACCCTCAATATGCGGCTTACTACAAATGGCTGCAAAACGAGTTTCAGGCAGATGCGATCGTCCATTTTGGGATGCACGGCACGGTTGAATGGCTTCCCGGTTCGCCGTTAGGAAACACGGGCTATTCCTGGTCGGACATTCTGTTAGGAAATCTCCCGAATCTATACCTTTACGCTGCCAATAATCCCTCGGAGTCGATTCTGGCAAAGCGGCGCGGCTATGGCGTTTTGATTTCCTACAATGTGCCCCCCTATGGTCGGGCTGGGCTATACAAAGAACTGGTGGCGCTGCGGGAATTAATCGCCGAGTATCGGGAAGATCCGGAGAAGAATTATCTGCTGAAAGAGGCAATTTGCAAGAAGATTCTGGATACAGGATTAGATGCCGATTGTCCGTTTTCGGAGGCAAGGCGATCGGGGATTGAATTTACACCGGAGAATATGCGGTTATTCAGTAACAATGCGTTTAACGATTATCTAATTCAGCTCTACGAATACCTGCAAGTATTAGAAAATCGCCTGTTTTCCTCTGGACTACATACGCTCGGCGAAGCTCCTGATGCAGAAGAATTACAGAGCTATTTGAAGGCTTATTTTGGCGATCGTCTCCCCGCTGAAACGATCGATTCGATCTGCAACGGATCTTTCGCTGAAACCCAATCTGATAATCCTGATATTCAAACTGCCCTGCAAATCAAATCCTTACTGAATCAAACTACCGACGAACTCACGAACCTGCTGCGCGGACTCAACGGCGAATATATCCCTCCTGCTCCCGGTGGCGATTTGCTGCGCGACGGCATTGGCGTTTTGCCCACCGGACGTAATATTCACGCCCTCGACCCCTACCGAATGCCCTCCCCCGCAGCCTACGAACGCGGAAGACAGATCGCCCAAAAGCTGATCGCCCAGCACTTGCAGGAACACGGAACCTATCCAGAGACGATCGCCGTGATGCTGTGGGGATTAGATGCAATTAAAACCAAAGGTGAGTCGATCGGCATCCTTCTAGAATTGGTGGGCGCGGAACCTGTGAAGGAAGGCACGGGGCGAATTGTGCGCTATGAGTTAAAGCCATTGGCAGAACTCGATCATCCCCGAATTGATGTCTTAGGCAATCTCTCCGGTATCTTCCGCGATAGCTTCGTGAATGTGATCGAACTGTTAGACGATCTGTTTCTGAGAGCTTCCACAATCAATGAACCGATCGAACAAAACTTTATTCGTAAACACGCTTTAGAACTTCAGGCAAAAGGCATTGGCAATGCATCCGCTAGATTGTTCTCCAATCCATCCGGTGATTTTGGTTCCCTGGTAAACGATCGCGTCACCGACTCTAACTGGGAATCCGGCGATGAACTGGGACAAACCTGGACAGGACGAAATACTTTCAGCTATGGACGTAAGGACAAAGGACAGGCACGCCCCGAAGTGCTGCAAACTCTTCTGAAGACGACCGATCGCATCGTCCAGCAAATCGATTCCGTTGAATATGGCTTGACCGATATCCAGGAATACTACGCCAACACGGGTGGATTGAAAAAGGCGGCAGAAATGCAGAGCAAGCGAAAAATCGCCGCTAGCTTTGTCGAAAGTTTCTCCAATGACACCACGCCCCGCAAACTGGAGGAACTGCTGCGAATGGAATACCGTACCAAACTGCTCAATCCTAAGTGGGCAGAAGCGATGGCTTCCCAGGGGTCAGGCGGCGCGTATGAAATCTCGCAGCGCATGACGGCGCTCATGGGTTGGGCAGGCACGGCGGACTTCCAGGAAGGCTGGGTTTACGACCAGGCTGCTGCCACCTACGCCCTCGATCCGGTGATGGCAGAACGGCTGCGGCAGACGAACCTGGAAGCCTTTCGCAACATTGTCGGACGAATGCTGGAGGCTCACGGACGCGGCTTCTGGCAACCCAACGAGGACGTTCTGGCGCAGCTCAGGCAGCTCTACCAGCAAACCGACGAAGACCTGGAGGCACTGGAGCCAGCCTGA
- the hemB gene encoding porphobilinogen synthase — protein sequence MFPTHRPRRLRSHPQLRRMVQENVLTTSDLIYPLFAVPGESIANEVRSMPGVYQLSVDKIVEEAKEVYDLGIPAIILFGIPADKDTDATDAWHECGIVQRATTAVKEAVPDLIVMNDTCLCEYTSHGHCGYLEVGDLSGRVLNDPTLELLKKTAVAQAKAGADIIAPSGMMDGFVQAIRSGLDEAGYQDIPIMSYAAKYASAYYGPFRDAAESTPQFGDRRTYQMDPANGKEALKEIELDIAEGADMLMVKPALAYMDIIWRVKQATNLPVAAYNVSGEYAMVKAAALNGWVDEQRVVMETLMGFKRSGADLILTYHAKDAARWLHS from the coding sequence ATGTTTCCGACCCATCGCCCTCGTCGCCTTCGTAGCCATCCGCAACTGCGCCGCATGGTGCAAGAGAATGTGCTGACGACCAGCGATCTGATCTACCCCCTCTTTGCAGTGCCGGGCGAGTCCATCGCGAATGAAGTGCGATCGATGCCGGGAGTGTATCAGCTTTCGGTTGACAAAATCGTTGAAGAAGCAAAAGAAGTTTACGACCTGGGCATTCCCGCGATTATTCTCTTTGGTATTCCCGCCGATAAGGATACCGACGCCACCGACGCATGGCACGAGTGCGGGATTGTGCAGCGGGCAACCACGGCAGTTAAGGAAGCCGTTCCCGATCTGATCGTGATGAACGATACCTGCCTCTGCGAATACACTTCCCACGGACACTGCGGCTATCTGGAAGTTGGCGATCTCTCTGGACGGGTACTGAACGACCCGACGCTGGAACTCCTGAAAAAAACGGCAGTCGCCCAGGCAAAAGCAGGAGCCGATATTATTGCTCCCTCCGGGATGATGGACGGCTTTGTGCAGGCAATTCGATCGGGTCTGGATGAGGCAGGCTATCAGGATATTCCGATCATGTCCTATGCGGCAAAGTACGCTTCGGCATACTATGGTCCGTTCCGCGATGCGGCAGAGTCTACGCCCCAGTTTGGCGATCGTCGCACCTACCAGATGGACCCGGCAAACGGCAAGGAAGCCCTGAAGGAAATCGAACTCGATATTGCTGAAGGTGCGGATATGCTGATGGTGAAGCCCGCCCTGGCGTATATGGACATCATCTGGCGCGTAAAGCAAGCTACGAATCTGCCTGTTGCGGCATACAACGTTTCCGGCGAATATGCGATGGTGAAAGCCGCCGCCCTGAATGGTTGGGTCGATGAACAGCGGGTCGTGATGGAAACCCTGATGGGCTTCAAGCGATCGGGCGCAGATTTGATTCTGACCTATCACGCTAAGGATGCTGCTCGCTGGCTGCACAGCTAG
- a CDS encoding EI24 domain-containing protein, which yields MTQPPDAKSAVRSLVSAPTSLIAGASYPLRAVWLFAKTPRLRRYMIIPIVINFVLGITLYATLLSTGFWAIDALIAGIPSWIAQLSQVGAQVGGSIAHVDLPSVNLPSVQLPPIQLPDLAAYLPHISLPQISLPNIPLPTLSLPQIQFPHISLPNWQLPNWQINLPAVRLPDWLLQWFSALPGETLGFFVFLLRVVLTIVLLLLTGFVLLQFGVLLGAPWYGKLSEEIEILKTGQLRTVHVGFFTEIGRAISYELNKLFLTLTFGLPLLLLNFVPGIGTLAATIGGIILADTIVCLDFLDSAVERRRPSFRQKLGIITRSLPGSAGFALVCFGLVSIPFVNLLAIPICVAAGTLFFCDRILPWYSPASPERSAADKPDDRKLSAEGEL from the coding sequence ATGACTCAGCCACCCGACGCTAAATCCGCCGTTCGATCGCTCGTCAGCGCCCCCACAAGCCTGATTGCTGGAGCCTCCTATCCTCTGCGGGCAGTCTGGCTATTTGCTAAAACTCCGCGCCTGCGGCGATACATGATTATTCCGATCGTCATTAACTTCGTGCTGGGCATTACCCTTTACGCCACGCTGCTGTCTACGGGATTTTGGGCGATCGATGCGCTGATTGCCGGAATTCCAAGCTGGATTGCCCAACTGTCTCAGGTCGGGGCGCAGGTTGGAGGATCGATCGCCCATGTAGATTTGCCATCAGTGAATTTGCCATCGGTTCAGCTTCCGCCAATTCAGCTTCCGGATTTGGCTGCCTATCTGCCCCATATCTCACTGCCGCAAATTTCCCTCCCGAATATCCCTCTCCCTACCCTTTCGCTGCCGCAAATCCAGTTCCCCCATATTTCGCTCCCGAACTGGCAGTTACCGAACTGGCAAATTAATCTGCCTGCGGTGCGGCTTCCGGATTGGCTGCTTCAGTGGTTCAGTGCCCTGCCGGGAGAAACGCTGGGGTTTTTTGTGTTTTTGCTGCGGGTCGTTTTGACGATCGTTCTACTGCTGCTAACGGGATTTGTGCTGCTTCAGTTTGGGGTGTTGCTGGGAGCACCCTGGTACGGCAAGCTATCGGAGGAAATTGAAATCCTGAAGACAGGACAACTGCGAACCGTTCACGTTGGCTTCTTCACAGAGATTGGGCGGGCAATTAGCTACGAACTGAATAAGCTGTTTCTGACGCTCACCTTTGGTTTACCGCTGCTGCTGCTGAATTTTGTGCCTGGGATTGGAACTTTGGCAGCGACGATCGGCGGCATTATCCTCGCAGATACGATCGTCTGTCTGGATTTTTTGGATTCGGCAGTAGAGCGGCGGCGTCCTTCGTTTCGACAGAAGCTAGGCATTATTACCCGCAGTTTGCCGGGAAGTGCAGGCTTTGCGCTCGTCTGCTTTGGGCTGGTGAGCATCCCGTTTGTGAATTTGCTGGCAATTCCGATTTGCGTGGCGGCGGGGACGCTGTTCTTTTGCGATCGGATTTTGCCCTGGTATAGTCCAGCCAGTCCAGAGAGAAGCGCTGCGGATAAACCGGACGATCGCAAACTATCGGCGGAAGGCGAGCTGTAA
- a CDS encoding DUF2795 domain-containing protein, with translation MAKANPIEIQKDLKGIDYPATKDDILKHAKKNGADKNVQEILKQIPDQEYAKPTDVNKAIGDLE, from the coding sequence ATGGCAAAAGCAAATCCGATCGAAATTCAAAAGGATCTGAAAGGGATTGATTATCCTGCTACAAAGGACGATATCCTGAAGCACGCTAAAAAGAACGGTGCAGACAAGAACGTTCAGGAAATTCTCAAACAGATTCCTGACCAGGAATACGCAAAACCAACCGATGTGAATAAGGCGATCGGCGACCTGGAATAA
- a CDS encoding rRNA large subunit pseudouridine synthase E produces MPDRSTPSRRSSNVARSPAGSSSRSSRYLSRSKSVPSHQQQGSSQNNRYILFFKPFDVLTQFTDESEDDRRTLKDYIPVPDVYPVGRLDRDSEGLLLLTNDGGIQHQLTDPKFAHPRTYWVQVERIPDEAALQKLRSGIQIQDYRTRPAKVKLLESEPDLPSRDPPIRFRKTVPTAWIEITLTEGKNRQVRRMTAAVGFPTLRLVRVAIGQLKLQGLQPGEWRDLTPQELQLAFRR; encoded by the coding sequence GTGCCTGACCGCTCTACCCCATCCCGCCGATCGAGCAACGTTGCCCGCAGCCCTGCGGGATCGTCGAGCCGCAGTTCCCGGTATCTCTCCCGTAGCAAGTCTGTACCGTCCCATCAGCAGCAGGGTTCTTCGCAGAATAACCGCTACATTCTCTTTTTCAAACCCTTCGACGTTCTCACCCAATTCACCGATGAGTCAGAGGACGATCGCCGGACGCTTAAGGACTACATTCCCGTTCCTGATGTCTATCCCGTGGGCAGGCTCGATCGCGACAGTGAGGGATTGCTGCTTCTCACCAACGATGGCGGCATTCAGCATCAGCTCACCGATCCCAAATTTGCCCACCCGCGTACCTACTGGGTGCAGGTCGAACGGATTCCCGATGAGGCAGCCCTGCAAAAACTGCGATCGGGGATTCAGATTCAGGACTATCGCACCCGTCCCGCAAAGGTCAAACTGTTGGAAAGTGAACCCGATCTGCCGTCCCGCGATCCGCCGATCCGCTTTCGCAAAACTGTCCCGACTGCCTGGATTGAAATCACCCTCACCGAAGGCAAAAATCGCCAGGTCAGACGCATGACCGCTGCCGTGGGCTTCCCGACGCTGAGACTGGTGCGAGTAGCGATCGGTCAACTGAAGCTTCAGGGACTCCAACCGGGAGAATGGCGCGACCTAACCCCGCAGGAATTACAGCTCGCCTTCCGCCGATAG